In Ipomoea triloba cultivar NCNSP0323 chromosome 7, ASM357664v1, a single genomic region encodes these proteins:
- the LOC116024882 gene encoding truncated transcription factor CAULIFLOWER A-like codes for MGRGKVELKRIENKINRQVTFSKRRAGLAKKAHEISVLCDADVALIVFSHRGKLFDYSTDSCMEMIIDRYERYSYAEKRLLAETNDSESSDNWSLEYAKLKGKIDLLQRNHKHYMGEDLDTMSQKDLQNLEQQLDSSLRLIRSRRSQLLYDSLSELQKTEKAILQENNMLAKKIKEKEKMAAQQAQWEQNQGPSSTSFLSPQPLPCLNIGYQGERANQTGRNDLDLNLDSLYPPCHLGCFAPCANQ; via the exons ATGGGGAGAGGGAAAGTGGAGCTGAAGAGGATAGAAAACAAGATAAACAGACAGGTTACATTCTCGAAGAGGAGAGCTGGTTTGGCCAAGAAAGCCCATGAAATCTCTGTTCTCTGTGATGCAGATGTTGCTTTGATTGTTTTTTCCCATAGGGGAAAGCTTTTTGATTACTCCACTGATTCCTG CATGGAGATGATTATTGACCGATACGAACGATACTCATATGCTGAGAAACGCTTGCTTGCAGAAACTAATGACTCTGAATCATCA GATAACTGGAGCTTGGAATATGCTAAGCTAAAAGGAAAGATTGATCTTCTGCAAAGGAATCACAA gcaCTACATGGGAGAAGATCTGGACACCATGAGCCAGAAAGATCTCCAGAATTTGGAGCAACAGCTTGATTCTTCTCTCAGGCTGATTCGATCCAGAAGA AGCCAGCTTCTGTATGATTCACTTTCTGAGCTGCAAAAAACA GAGAAGGCAATTCTGCAGGAGAATAATATGCTGGCAAAGAAG AtcaaggagaaggagaagatgGCAGCACAGCAGGCACAATGGGAGCAAAATCAAGGCCCAAGCTCAACTTCATTCCTCTCACCACAACCACTTCCTTGCCTAAACATTGG TTACCAAGGAGAAAGAGCAAATCAAACAGGGAGAAATGACCTGGACCTAAACCTTGACTCACTCTACCCTCCATGCCATCTTGGCTGCTTTGCTCCATGTGCCAATCAATAA